The following coding sequences are from one Perognathus longimembris pacificus isolate PPM17 chromosome 13, ASM2315922v1, whole genome shotgun sequence window:
- the Olfml1 gene encoding olfactomedin-like protein 1, whose amino-acid sequence MMVALPGASAAVLVLSLAAFLPTPQRAQDPAMVHYIYQRFQVLEQGLEKCTQATRAYIEDFREFSKNISIMLGRCQRDTNDYKSAVNNLALRVERAQREIDYLEYLRESDICIESEEKTLAEKLLQEAEEDKKVRTLLNASCNNMLMGIKSLKIVKKTMDTDGSWMKDSGSDSAKVYLLIGSRNNTVWEFANLRAFMEDSSKPAPRKLILPLSWQGSGQVIYKGFLFFHNQATSNEIIKYNLQKRTVEDRMLLPGGAGKALVYQHSPATYIDLAVDEHGLWAIHSGPGVQGHLVLTKIDPGTLGVEHSWDTPCRSQDAEASFLLCGVLYVVYRSGGQGPHRISCTYDPLGSIREEDLPNLIFPRRPTSHSMIHYNPRDKQLYAWNEGNQIIYKLQTKRKLPL is encoded by the exons ATGATGGTGGCTCTTCCGGGAGCTTCTGCAGCAGTGCTGGTTCTGTCCCTGGCTGCATTTCTACCCACACCACAGCGTGCACAAGACCCAGCCATGGTGCATTACATCTACCAGCGCTTTCAAGTCTTGGAG CAAGGGCTGGAAAAATGTACTCAAGCAACAAGAGCGTACATCGAAGACTTTCGAGAATTCTCCAAAAACATATCGATTATGCTGGGGAGATGCCAGAGAGACACCAATGATTATAAGAGCGCAGTAAATAACCTGGCACTGAGAGTGGAACGGGCCCAGCGGGAGATTGACTACCTGGAATATCTCCGAGAATCTGACATATGCATAGAGTCAGAAGAAAAGACACTGGCAGAAAAGCTACTTCAGGAAGCCGAAGAAGACAAAAAGGTCCGAACTCTGCTGAACGCAA GCTGTAACAATATGCTGATGGGTATAAAGTCCCTTAAAATAGTGAAGAAGACAATGGACACAGATGGCTCTTGGATGAAAGATTCTGGCAGTGACTCTGCAAAGGTGTATCTCCTAATCGGATCCAGAAACAATACTGTCTGGGAATTTGCAAACTTGCGGGCGTTCATGGAGGACAGCAGCAAGCCAGCCCCTCGGAAGCtaattcttcctctctcctggcAAGGATCAGGTCAAGTGATCTACAAAGGTTTTCTATTTTTTCACAACCAAGCAACTTCTAACGAGATCATCAAATATAATCTGCAGAAGAGGACTGTGGAAGACCGCATGCTGCTCCCAGGAGGGGCAGGCAAAGCGCTGGTTTACCAGCATTCCCCGGCCACTTACATTGACCTGGCTGTGGATGAGCACGGACTCTGGGCCATCCACTCAGGCCCAGGTGTTCAAGGCCATTTGGTTCTCACCAAGATTGACCCTGGCACACTGGGAGTGGAGCACTCATGGGACACTCCTTGCCGAAGCCAGGATGCCGAAGCCTCATTCCTCTTGTGTGGGGTTCTTTACGTGGTCTATAGGTCTGGTGGCCAGGGCCCTCATCGCATCTCATGCACCTATGATCCCCTGGGGTCTATCAGGGAAGAGGATCTACCCAACTTGATTTTCCCCAGGCGGCCAACAAGTCACTCCATGATCCATTACAACCCCAGGGATAAGCAGCTATATGCATGGAATGAAGGAAACCAGATAATTTACAAACTCCAGACAAAGAGAAAGCTGCCTCTGTAA